A region of Fusarium keratoplasticum isolate Fu6.1 chromosome 6, whole genome shotgun sequence DNA encodes the following proteins:
- a CDS encoding Rab-GAP TBC domain-containing protein, whose translation MTPLAISVPDGSGSPSATRRKFSLYGDRLRDSDNSPVPGASTGDASPFASPLASPLGSPLASPRVHIVPFGAAYRHARAPSDESLSQLPPLPMSPRWDSLSNPAKFILQPSASTPASPFEPPPHSPSPFAYDTAASTPIESRNASPTFPLKSASSLADLRAYDSPPTAVENFSRPRKQSIRQPITDAAKTRAAPSAPSASNAPSYNAADQYLELVTSPQHPLWPPTRPRGPSVSSCQSSSTYHSVLSPPGNDLYEPRAPRARTTNGATSSAARPPLSYTNSGSASPSPVVAPWMSGEELRSSFRSQFTESTAPGTAVTERSSVLTKDSSVTSLYPSPEADAEPEGDADNELDPDLDEPSLEDVMGMYEQGFDDDEDDDNNNDNYSDYNVAMNARPATLTSDWEPRRSVLDATDDEDFPKRPIPESVSTLDVEIRMSKMIFTSPAFTSSVPHIAEKEHYSRGIAEKRDSAKSIDSEPSVNSQQPPSATEPSVTRSPSISTPISPPISPPILAHKPAERPDTPESTKDPEPSPEPPVITVAAAPAAPTAPVEPEDPDSRDRYGFKKANQYVTREQYDNWNAGYTEYLARRRKKWAAYLKDNALMTDHPNRFPAPNAKTKRFVRKGIPPEWRGAAWFYYAGGPAILSQHSGLYDKLTFKRAKDVDAEAIERDLHRTFPDNIKFKPPGGPETTASSSARESRTTMTDSTRSSSSGPPNTEGEPPIITSLRRVLHAFAVYNPRIGYCQSLNFLAGLLLLFVETEEQCFWLLNVITVVYLPGTHEMSLEGSKIDLGVLMTEMRNSMPAIWDKIGGELEADPNSRPSTGKSMRLTRARRKELLRMSTPTDRLPPITLCMTAWFMSCFIGTLPIETTLRVWDVFFYEGSKTLFRIALAIFKLGENEIKSVADPMEMFGVVQSMPRRLIDANALMEACFKRRNGFGHLSQVQIDEKRQERRAKAQLDRVRQGKNLNTWNVAQSDTEGGKRSIFGKKRSPTGA comes from the coding sequence ATGACACCCCTCGCCATTTCTGTCCCCGATGGCTCGGGCTCGCCAAGCGCAACACGTCGGAAGTTTTCACTCTACGGGGACCGGTTACGGGATAGTGACAACAGCCCCGTGCCGGGTGCCTCGACCGGCGATGCATCACCTTTTGCTTCGCCGTTGGCTTCGCCCCTCGGATCACCTCTTGCATCACCTCGCGTGCATATCGTGCCGTTTGGTGCTGCCTACCGCCATGCACGAGCTCCGTCAGACGAGTCACTCTCACAACTGCCGCCTCTGCCAATGTCACCGCGATGGGATTCGTTGTCCAACCCAGCTAAATTTATCCTGCAGCCCTCAGCATCGACCCCGGCATCGCCATTCGAACCCCCGCCACATTCTCCCTCACCTTTTGCATACGACACAGCCGCAAGCACGCCTATCGAATCCCGAAACGCCTCCCCGACATTCCCTCTGAAATCTGCTTCGTCACTGGCTGATCTGCGCGCCTACGACAGCCCTCCAACGGCCGTGGAGAACTTCTCGCGGCCGCGGAAACAGAGCATTCGTCAGCCAATCACAGACGCGGCTAAGACCCGGGCCGCCCCCAGCGCCCCAAGCGCCTCAAATGCCCCCAGCTACAATGCCGCCGACCAGTACTTAGAGCTCGTCACCTCTCCCCAACATCCTCTCTGGCCTCCGACACGCCCCCGCGGCCCTTCTGTTTCGTCTTGTCAATCATCGTCGACCTACCACTCGGTCCTCTCTCCTCCCGGTAACGACTTATATGAGCCACGAGCGCCCCGTGCTAGGACCACCAATGGTGCGACATCATCCGCCGCACGGCCGCCCTTGAGCTACACCAACAGCGGCTCGGCTTCCCCGAGCCCTGTCGTCGCCCCTTGGATGAGTGGTGAAGAGCTTCGCTCGAGCTTCCGCTCCCAATTCACAGAATCAACTGCTCCTGGCACCGCCGTCACAGAACGAAGCAGCGTTCTTACAAAGGACAGCTCCGTCACCTCGCTCTATCCCAGCCCGGAAGCGGACGCTGAGCCAGAGGGTGACGCCGACAACGAGCTCGACCCCGATCTCGACGAGCCGAGCCTTGAGGATGTTATGGGCATGTACGAGCAAGGcttcgacgacgacgaagacgacgacaacaacaacgacaactACTCGGACTACAACGTCGCCATGAACGCCCGCCCAGCTACCTTGACGTCGGACTGGGAGCCGCGTCGGAGCGTCTTGGATGCTACCGATGACGAGGACTTCCCTAAGCGACCGATTCCAGAGTCCGTCTCGACATTGGATGTCGAGATCCGAATGTCCAAGATGATCTTTACCTCTCCTGCCTTCACATCATCCGTACCCCATATCGCAGAAAAAGAACACTACAGTCGGGGAATCGCTGAAAAGCGCGACTCGGCCAAGTCAATCGACTCAGAACCCTCGGTCAactctcaacaacctcccTCTGCTACCGAACCTTCTGTTACACGCTCTCCATCCATTTCGACACCCATCTCTCCTCCCATCTCTCCACCTATCCTGGCACACAAGCCAGCCGAACGTCCCGACACCCCTGAATCTACCAAAGACCCCGAACCCTCACCCGAACCCCCTGTCATCACTGTGGCCGCCGCACCTGCCGCACCTACCGCACCTGTTGAGCCCGAAGACCCCGACTCCCGTGATCGCTACGGCTTCAAGAAGGCGAACCAATACGTCACCCGGGAGCAATACGACAACTGGAATGCTGGTTATACCGAGTACCTGGCCCGCCGTCGGAAGAAGTGGGCCGCGTACCTGAAGGACAATGCTCTTATGACAGATCATCCCAACCGGTTTCCAGCTCCCAACGCAAAGACCAAGCGGTTCGTGCGCAAGGGCATTCCCCCGGAATGGCGCGGTGCGGCCTGGTTCTACTATGCCGGTGGACCTGCGATCCTCTCTCAGCACTCGGGTCTCTACGACAAGCTGACCTTTAAGAGGGCCAAGGATGTTGACGCCGAAGCTATTGAGCGGGATCTACACCGCACATTCCCGGACAACATTAAGTTCAAGCCTCCCGGTGGACCAGAGACGACGGCGTCAAGCAGCGCCAGGGAGAGCCGGACGACTATGACGGATTCCACCCGCAGCTCAAGCTCGGGTCCACCCAACACCGAGGGAGAGCCACCCATCATTACGTCGCTGCGTCGGGTGCTTCACGCCTTTGCCGTGTACAACCCTCGAATCGGCTACTGCCAGAGCTTAAACTTTTTGGCTGGCCTCTTGCTCCTCTTTGTTGAGACGGAGGAGCAGTGCTTCTGGCTCCTCAACGTCATCACAGTCGTCTACCTTCCAGGGACACACgagatgagcttggaggGCTCCAAGATCGATCTCGGCGTGCTCATGACTGAGATGCGTAACTCGATGCCCGCCATCTGGGACAAGATTGGCGGTGAGCTCGAGGCGGACCCCAACTCACGGCCGTCGACTGGCAAGTCAATGCGGCTTACTCGGGCACGACGCAAGGAGCTGCTACGAATGTCAACGCCAACAGACCGACTCCCACCAATTACGCTCTGCATGACGGCATGGTTCATGAGCTGCTTCATCGGAACTCTACCGATCGAGACCACGCTCCGAGTGTGGGATGTCTTCTTCTACGAAGGTTCTAAGACGCTATTCCGCATCGCCTTGGCTATCTTCAAGCTGGGCGAGAACGAGATCAAGTCTGTGGCTGACCCTATGGAAATGTTTGGGGTGGTGCAATCGATGCCAAGGCGACTGATTGACGCCAATGCGCTCATGGAGGCTTGTTTCAAGCGGCGGAATGGCTTCGGGCATCTCAGCCAGGTCCAGATCGACGAGAAGCGCCAGGAACGCCGAGCCAAGGCACAGCTGGACCGAGTGCGACAGGGGAAGAACCTCAACACGTGGAACGTGGCGCAATCAGACACAGAGGGCGGCAAGAGGAGCATTTtcgggaagaagaggtcacCGACAGGTGCATGA